The proteins below are encoded in one region of Ereboglobus luteus:
- a CDS encoding 3'-5' exoribonuclease YhaM family protein → MPDSTSPQLTVRDLRSQDTPSGAPFTGTYILKRCTAKTASNGNPFLSIEVGDRTGSFNANLFADHPQFDTTRSLAEGSPVCIEGRVDHFNGRLSPRILKLTPLTEEELVQNPNLLENLVETPPENADALWAEFQAYIDSIAHDELRMTVRGVFEEIGDAFRASAAAVAMHHAYRHGLLEHTTHMARAAKALFPVYPEINPDLAMAGILLHDTGKTIEYEGAFATRRSRKGILQGHVVLGYQIARKHGLKARLNADLLERLEHIILSHQGEPEWGAAIYAATPEAVFVSMVDNLDAKMGMVQRTLRQATPTTNSPNDSPASTHNSSSRRPS, encoded by the coding sequence ATGCCCGACTCCACCTCCCCCCAGCTCACCGTCCGCGACCTTCGCTCACAAGACACGCCTTCAGGCGCGCCTTTCACCGGCACCTACATTCTCAAGCGCTGCACGGCCAAGACCGCGTCGAATGGCAATCCGTTTCTCTCAATCGAAGTCGGCGATCGCACCGGTTCGTTCAATGCCAATCTCTTCGCCGATCATCCGCAGTTCGACACCACCCGATCGCTCGCCGAGGGTTCGCCCGTTTGCATCGAGGGCCGCGTCGATCACTTCAACGGACGCCTCTCGCCCAGAATCCTCAAGCTCACCCCGCTGACCGAGGAGGAACTCGTCCAAAATCCCAACCTGCTCGAAAATCTTGTCGAAACCCCGCCCGAAAACGCCGACGCGCTCTGGGCCGAATTCCAAGCCTACATCGATTCCATCGCGCACGACGAACTCCGCATGACCGTGCGCGGCGTCTTCGAGGAAATCGGCGACGCCTTTCGCGCCTCCGCCGCCGCAGTCGCCATGCACCACGCCTACCGCCACGGCCTGCTTGAGCACACCACGCACATGGCGCGCGCCGCCAAGGCGCTTTTCCCCGTCTATCCCGAAATTAACCCCGACCTCGCCATGGCCGGCATCCTCCTTCACGACACCGGCAAGACCATCGAATATGAAGGCGCGTTCGCCACGCGCCGCTCGCGCAAGGGCATCCTTCAGGGCCACGTCGTCCTCGGCTACCAGATCGCCCGCAAACACGGACTCAAGGCCCGCCTCAACGCCGACCTCCTCGAGCGCCTCGAACACATCATCCTCTCGCACCAAGGCGAACCCGAATGGGGCGCGGCCATCTACGCCGCCACGCCCGAGGCCGTCTTCGTTTCTATGGTCGACAACCTCGACGCCAAAATGGGCATGGTGCAGCGCACCCTTCGCCAGGCGACCCCGACGACGAATTCTCCGAACGACTCCCCGGCCTCAACTCACAACTCCTCGTCACGCCGCCCCTCATAA
- a CDS encoding isochorismatase family protein, translating into MSSPIPGALLLCIDLQDIFLKAMPDAGRLSSRCEFAIEAARLLGIPVAFTEQVPQKLGPTAPQFLKAAAGGTRRKPQQLAKNTFSALADDGIRETLLEKHKVEHLILCGIETPICVYQTALDAINSDLQVTLLTDCLSARRPDDAREALAALIRLGAYALPSETIFYSVVGTTEHPAFKDYTKLVKKYST; encoded by the coding sequence ATGTCTTCCCCCATCCCCGGCGCCCTCCTGCTCTGCATCGACCTGCAAGATATCTTCCTGAAAGCCATGCCCGACGCCGGGCGACTTTCCTCGCGCTGCGAATTCGCCATCGAAGCCGCGCGCCTGCTCGGCATCCCCGTTGCCTTCACCGAGCAAGTCCCGCAAAAACTCGGCCCCACCGCGCCGCAATTCCTAAAAGCCGCCGCCGGAGGCACGCGCCGCAAACCGCAGCAACTCGCCAAAAACACCTTCTCCGCGCTGGCCGACGACGGCATCCGCGAAACCCTCCTCGAAAAACACAAAGTCGAGCACCTCATCCTCTGCGGCATCGAGACCCCGATCTGCGTCTATCAAACCGCGCTCGACGCCATCAACAGCGACCTGCAAGTCACGCTCCTCACCGACTGCCTAAGCGCCCGCCGCCCCGACGACGCCCGCGAAGCCCTCGCCGCCCTGATCCGCCTCGGTGCCTACGCCCTCCCCTCGGAAACCATCTTCTACAGCGTGGTGGGCACCACCGAGCACCCGGCATTCAAAGATTACACGAAGTTGGTGAAGAAATATTCGACATAA
- a CDS encoding cytidine deaminase, whose amino-acid sequence MKKIPSATVQRLKKLARAAAKKSHSPYSGFPVGAAILAGSGKTYTGANVENASYGLCNCAERTAIFTAVAGGEREVRCVVVYTPTKTASSPCGACRQVINEFGPQARVISICDSDDLLDTTLDILLPRAFGPKNLG is encoded by the coding sequence ATGAAAAAGATTCCCTCCGCAACCGTGCAGCGTTTGAAGAAACTCGCGCGAGCCGCGGCGAAAAAATCCCACTCCCCATACAGCGGGTTTCCCGTCGGGGCGGCAATCCTCGCCGGCTCCGGCAAAACCTACACCGGCGCCAATGTCGAAAACGCATCCTACGGCCTGTGCAACTGCGCCGAGCGCACCGCCATCTTCACCGCGGTCGCGGGAGGCGAGCGCGAGGTGCGCTGCGTCGTCGTTTACACGCCCACAAAAACCGCCTCCTCGCCCTGCGGCGCGTGCCGCCAGGTGATCAACGAATTCGGCCCGCAAGCCCGCGTTATCTCCATTTGTGACAGCGACGACCTCCTCGACACAACGCTCGACATCTTGCTGCCGCGCGCCTTCGGCCCCAAAAACCTAGGCTGA
- a CDS encoding glucose-6-phosphate isomerase — protein sequence MTWQRFQKYYYNNASLGLSLDISRIPFPDDFFANMEPAAQRAIAAMAELERGAIANPDENRMVGHYWLRNAALAPTAELRDAITGTLASIKDFAAKIHSGEIKGSTGKKFTDLLVVGIGGSALGPQLVQHALGQPRRDKMDIHFFDNTDPDGIDYVLDTLRRRLDRTLVIVISKSGGTVETRNGQLEAAAAFRAAKLDYAKHFIAITGAGSKLDQTATAEAWLARFPMWDWVGGRTSELSAVGLLPAALQGIDIDAMLAGAAAMDEVTRRADTARNPAALLALMWHYATDGRGAKDMVILPYKDRLLLFSRYLQQLVMESLGKELDLAGAVVNQGIAVYGNKGSTDQHAYVQQLREGVNNFFITFIEVLKDRPAKTAIEVEPGITTGDYLQGFYLGTRAALTEKDRHSITITVADISPRTLGMLIALYERAVGLYANLVNINAYHQPGVEAGKKAATAVIALKQKLMAALRAPDAKPATAEQLAAQVGGDPELAFKILEHLAANKAVKKKANINPFKSKYRL from the coding sequence ATGACCTGGCAACGCTTCCAAAAATACTACTACAACAACGCCTCGCTCGGCCTCTCGCTCGACATCAGTCGCATCCCGTTCCCTGACGATTTCTTCGCGAACATGGAACCCGCCGCGCAGCGCGCCATCGCCGCCATGGCCGAGCTCGAGCGCGGCGCCATCGCCAATCCCGACGAAAACCGCATGGTCGGCCACTACTGGCTCCGCAACGCCGCCCTCGCCCCCACCGCCGAGCTCCGCGACGCCATCACCGGCACCCTCGCCTCCATTAAGGACTTCGCCGCCAAAATCCACTCCGGCGAAATCAAGGGCTCCACCGGCAAGAAGTTCACCGACCTGCTCGTCGTCGGCATCGGCGGCTCCGCGCTCGGACCGCAACTCGTCCAGCACGCCCTCGGCCAGCCCCGCCGCGACAAAATGGACATCCACTTCTTCGACAACACCGACCCCGACGGCATCGACTACGTGCTCGACACGCTCCGCCGCCGCCTCGACCGCACCCTCGTCATTGTCATCTCCAAATCCGGCGGCACCGTCGAAACCCGCAACGGCCAGCTCGAGGCCGCCGCCGCCTTCCGCGCCGCCAAGCTCGACTACGCCAAGCACTTCATCGCCATCACCGGCGCCGGCAGCAAGCTCGACCAAACCGCCACCGCCGAAGCCTGGCTCGCCCGCTTCCCCATGTGGGACTGGGTCGGTGGCCGCACCTCCGAACTCTCCGCCGTCGGCCTTCTCCCCGCCGCGCTCCAAGGCATCGACATCGACGCCATGCTCGCCGGCGCCGCCGCCATGGACGAAGTCACCCGCCGCGCCGACACCGCGCGCAACCCCGCCGCCCTCCTCGCCCTCATGTGGCACTACGCGACCGACGGACGCGGCGCGAAGGACATGGTCATCCTCCCCTACAAGGACCGCCTGCTCCTCTTCTCGCGCTACCTCCAGCAACTCGTCATGGAGTCGCTCGGCAAGGAACTCGACCTCGCCGGCGCCGTCGTCAACCAAGGCATCGCCGTTTACGGCAACAAAGGCTCCACCGACCAGCACGCCTACGTGCAGCAACTCCGCGAGGGCGTGAACAACTTCTTCATCACCTTCATCGAAGTCCTCAAGGACCGCCCTGCCAAGACCGCCATCGAGGTCGAGCCCGGCATCACCACAGGCGACTACCTGCAAGGCTTCTACCTCGGCACCCGCGCCGCGCTCACCGAAAAAGACCGTCACTCGATCACGATCACCGTCGCCGACATCTCCCCGCGCACACTCGGCATGTTGATCGCCCTCTACGAGCGCGCCGTCGGCCTCTACGCGAACCTGGTCAATATCAACGCCTATCACCAACCCGGCGTCGAGGCGGGCAAGAAGGCCGCCACCGCCGTGATCGCCCTCAAGCAAAAACTCATGGCCGCGCTCCGGGCGCCCGACGCCAAGCCCGCCACCGCCGAGCAACTCGCCGCGCAAGTCGGCGGCGATCCCGAGCTCGCATTCAAAATCCTGGAGCACCTCGCCGCCAACAAAGCCGTCAAAAAGAAGGCCAACATAAACCCCTTCAAATCCAAGTATCGGCTCTGA
- a CDS encoding glycoside hydrolase family 28 protein, with protein MKHILTRILAAAAFIAACAPDFVSAGGAPDPWAGVPKILARIKAPSFPDRVYPITKYGATADGKGDSSEAIRKAIDACAAAGGGTVLVPAGTFLTGPIHLKSNINLHLAEGATLLFYNDPDRYMPNIFTRWEGVELMNFSPLIYAHGQENIAITGKGTLDGQATDDTWWAMHDLSKNRVPGQPPGSDSRNTLMRQADEPIETMDPRKRIYGKGENLRPPFIQPYNCKNILIEGVTILRSPFWEINPVLCQNVTVRGLKIISHGHNNDGCNPESCADVLIEDVYFDTGDDCIAIKSGRNNDGRRVNVPSENIIIRNCVMKDGHGGVTIGSEISGGCRNVFVENCRMDSPHLDRALRFKTNAVRGGVIENIYFRNIQVGQVADAVVHVDFNYEEGAKGAHTPVLRNVVIENMTSQSSSYAFYLRGFAKSPISNITVRDSVFNGVQRDNILEHVDGFEAVDVKINRVPPKPKIKKKKKG; from the coding sequence ATGAAACACATCCTCACACGCATCCTCGCCGCCGCCGCATTCATCGCGGCCTGCGCGCCCGATTTTGTTTCCGCCGGCGGCGCGCCCGACCCTTGGGCCGGGGTTCCCAAGATTCTCGCGCGCATCAAGGCGCCCTCGTTTCCCGACCGCGTGTATCCAATAACCAAATACGGGGCGACGGCCGATGGAAAGGGCGACTCGAGCGAGGCCATCCGCAAGGCAATCGACGCCTGCGCCGCCGCCGGCGGAGGCACGGTGCTTGTCCCCGCGGGCACGTTTCTCACCGGACCGATTCACCTCAAAAGCAACATCAACCTCCACCTCGCCGAGGGTGCCACGCTCCTATTTTACAACGACCCCGACCGCTACATGCCGAATATTTTCACGCGCTGGGAAGGCGTCGAGCTCATGAACTTCTCGCCGCTCATCTACGCCCACGGACAGGAAAACATCGCCATCACCGGCAAGGGCACGCTCGACGGACAGGCCACCGACGACACTTGGTGGGCCATGCACGACCTCTCCAAAAACCGCGTGCCCGGCCAGCCGCCTGGCTCCGACAGCCGCAACACCCTCATGCGCCAGGCCGACGAGCCCATCGAAACAATGGACCCGCGCAAACGCATCTACGGCAAGGGCGAAAACCTCCGCCCGCCCTTCATCCAGCCTTACAACTGCAAAAACATCCTCATCGAAGGCGTGACGATCCTCCGCTCGCCCTTCTGGGAAATCAACCCCGTGCTCTGCCAAAACGTAACCGTGCGCGGCCTGAAAATTATCTCCCACGGCCACAACAACGACGGCTGCAACCCCGAATCGTGCGCCGATGTGCTCATCGAGGACGTGTATTTCGACACCGGCGACGACTGCATCGCGATCAAGTCCGGACGCAACAACGACGGACGCCGCGTCAACGTCCCCTCTGAAAACATCATCATCCGCAACTGCGTGATGAAAGACGGCCACGGCGGCGTCACCATCGGCAGCGAAATCTCCGGCGGCTGCCGCAACGTCTTTGTTGAAAACTGCCGGATGGACAGCCCGCACCTCGACCGCGCGCTCCGATTCAAAACAAACGCCGTGCGCGGCGGTGTGATCGAAAACATCTACTTCCGCAACATTCAGGTCGGCCAGGTCGCCGACGCCGTCGTGCACGTCGATTTTAATTACGAGGAAGGCGCGAAAGGCGCGCACACGCCCGTCCTCCGCAATGTCGTGATCGAAAACATGACAAGCCAGTCCAGCTCGTATGCCTTCTACCTCCGCGGTTTTGCGAAATCGCCCATCAGCAACATCACCGTGCGCGACAGCGTTTTCAACGGAGTGCAGCGGGACAACATTCTTGAGCATGTGGACGGCTTCGAGGCCGTCGACGTGAAGATCAACCGCGTGCCGCCCAAACCCAAAATCAAGAAAAAGAAAAAAGGCTGA
- the holA gene encoding DNA polymerase III subunit delta yields the protein MPASAKPFIFICGADDFLVSREGKARYDEIAATITDEFSREIINGTANNVAEVEAAVNRFRDSVQTISMFGDRRLVWLKDVTFLADNQTGRAESTLAQVDNLREILAANNPGQVAILITAAPIDKRRSFYKWCEKNADFTLCGGDSSDKNKPEAFAPIVTAEAQTLGVTFGANALPLLLAKIGLNTRLLIEEVHKLANYLNDGETVIEEAHIAELTPNIAEGDFFEATEAFFSGNLQRTLDAIHRHFFNGGDARPLISSLQGRNRLLLQIRALVHAGDLRMGNYGIDKSSFEKLASPDSYGRHFAGVTEKTNFNLFSQNTWYLGRLASRLPSMKDLIDNQQEFLIAFEEIIRRSSEQEQVLREMTLRCLGKNA from the coding sequence ATGCCAGCTTCCGCCAAACCCTTTATCTTCATCTGCGGCGCCGACGATTTTCTCGTCAGCCGCGAAGGCAAGGCGCGCTACGATGAAATCGCCGCGACCATCACCGACGAGTTTTCACGCGAAATCATCAACGGCACCGCCAACAACGTCGCCGAGGTCGAGGCCGCCGTGAACCGCTTCCGCGACAGTGTGCAGACCATCTCCATGTTCGGCGACCGCCGCCTCGTCTGGCTCAAGGACGTCACCTTCCTCGCCGACAACCAGACCGGGCGCGCCGAGTCAACGCTCGCCCAAGTCGACAACCTCCGGGAAATCCTCGCCGCCAACAACCCCGGGCAAGTCGCCATCCTCATCACCGCCGCGCCCATCGACAAGCGCCGCAGCTTCTACAAATGGTGCGAGAAAAACGCGGACTTCACCCTTTGCGGCGGGGATTCATCCGACAAGAACAAGCCCGAGGCATTCGCCCCCATTGTCACCGCGGAAGCGCAAACCCTCGGCGTCACTTTCGGCGCCAACGCCCTCCCGCTCCTCCTTGCCAAAATCGGCCTCAACACGCGCCTCCTCATCGAGGAAGTCCACAAACTCGCCAACTACCTCAACGACGGCGAAACCGTGATCGAGGAAGCCCACATCGCCGAACTCACGCCCAATATCGCCGAGGGCGATTTCTTCGAGGCCACCGAGGCATTTTTCAGCGGAAACCTCCAGCGCACACTCGACGCCATTCACCGCCACTTCTTCAACGGCGGCGACGCCCGCCCGCTCATCAGTTCGCTTCAAGGCCGCAACCGCCTGCTGCTTCAAATCCGCGCCCTCGTCCATGCCGGCGACCTGCGCATGGGCAATTACGGCATCGACAAATCCTCCTTCGAAAAACTCGCCTCGCCCGATTCCTACGGACGCCACTTCGCCGGCGTCACCGAGAAAACCAATTTTAACCTGTTCAGCCAAAACACCTGGTATCTCGGCCGCCTCGCCTCGCGGCTTCCGTCCATGAAGGATCTCATCGACAACCAGCAGGAATTCCTGATCGCCTTCGAGGAAATCATCCGCCGCTCCAGCGAACAGGAGCAGGTCCTGCGGGAAATGACCCTCCGCTGCCTCGGCAAAAACGCCTAG